The following proteins are encoded in a genomic region of Arcobacter cloacae:
- a CDS encoding PP0621 family protein, giving the protein MILKILAVIVVGFLAYILLFKKGREKDVITKKDEKIEDEMVECPTCKTYVSQKEAILSNGKFYCSKECLLNK; this is encoded by the coding sequence ATGATTTTAAAAATATTAGCGGTTATTGTAGTGGGATTTTTAGCTTATATTCTTTTATTTAAAAAGGGTAGAGAAAAAGATGTTATTACTAAAAAAGATGAAAAAATAGAAGATGAAATGGTTGAATGTCCCACTTGTAAAACTTATGTTTCTCAAAAAGAAGCAATTTTAAGTAATGGGAAATTTTATTGCTCTAAAGAGTGTTTATTAAATAAATAA
- a CDS encoding response regulator transcription factor produces the protein MQDLLKTLKILIVEDEKRLAQLLKEAISDSFFKVIIAKDGIEGLKKYKSFKPDIVITDIMMPQFDGLEMTLKIKEIDSNTPIIVLSAHSDKEKLLKAIDVGINKYFIKPFDPDEVIEHIKKLAPKIEKQKISILKDEFIFDNNNFSLHKNEQLINLTKREKEFIYLLIKNKNSIVKTQTIKTSLWDEEINDERLRTFIKRLRLKTSKDLIENISGQGYLISVLNS, from the coding sequence ATGCAAGATTTATTAAAAACTTTAAAAATCCTTATTGTTGAAGATGAAAAAAGGTTAGCTCAACTTTTAAAAGAGGCTATAAGTGATTCATTTTTTAAAGTAATCATTGCAAAAGATGGAATTGAAGGGTTAAAAAAATACAAAAGTTTTAAACCTGATATTGTAATCACTGATATTATGATGCCTCAATTTGATGGATTGGAGATGACTTTAAAGATAAAAGAGATTGATTCAAACACACCTATTATAGTTTTAAGTGCCCATTCTGATAAAGAAAAACTTTTAAAAGCTATTGATGTTGGAATAAATAAATATTTTATCAAACCTTTTGACCCAGATGAAGTAATAGAACATATAAAAAAATTAGCTCCCAAAATAGAAAAACAGAAAATTTCTATTTTAAAAGATGAATTTATTTTTGATAATAACAACTTCTCTTTACATAAAAATGAACAACTTATAAATCTTACAAAAAGAGAAAAAGAGTTTATATATCTTCTTATCAAAAATAAAAACTCAATAGTTAAAACCCAAACTATTAAAACCTCTCTTTGGGATGAAGAGATAAATGATGAGAGATTAAGAACATTTATTAAACGATTACGTCTAAAAACTTCTAAAGATTTGATAGAAAATATTTCAGGACAAGGTTATTTAATTTCTGTATTGAATAGTTAA
- the glyS gene encoding glycine--tRNA ligase subunit beta, with translation MNKPLLIEIGVEELPAIPFLNELPNIEKKWSDILEKNRLLCDFDFYYTPRRLVLWHREFQVKQEDSIVEQYGAPVKIAYKDGVPTGAAISFAAKCGVDVSALDKIDLGKGEVLYFKQEVKGTESKVLLNEMVNEFVYSLNFGKSMRWASRTDSFIRPIRSLSIILGEEIVEAELFGVKSSNFSFAHRMVSYEPFSYSFAGDYFCKLDKNGVILYPDERRERILSQMKDIEQRHNIKIEIDTELLEEVVAITEYPTALIGKFDEEFLELPPEVIVTSMKENQRYFAVYKDGNLTNNFIVVSNSKTDDFGYIIAGNEKVLRPRLADAMFFYKNDIKNGLSNERLKKLVFVEGLGSMYEKCEREAKIASYLADTFELKEKELLQKAIMLSKADLMSEMVYEFTELQGLMGYYYAKLAGEDELVYTALKEQYLPDGEDSELPSNLFSSIVALSNKLDNLMGLFSAGKIPTGSKDPFALRRAAAGIVKIAMEHKLSIDLSKIIDELAHNYKNLDKKVLIEFFNERLFKIFEVNPTVLKAVLASGETDIYKISQKICALNPIVQSDNFKDYVATFKRVANIIKDIDTSVKLTIDEDLLENKEEKELYTKFHEAQFKKYVTVDEELEALFALKPQLDNFFDNVFVNHENEKIKTNRKNLIGLVYQGFRKIADIKEITI, from the coding sequence ATGAATAAACCATTATTAATTGAGATTGGTGTAGAAGAATTACCAGCGATTCCATTTTTAAATGAATTACCAAATATTGAAAAAAAGTGGAGTGATATTTTAGAAAAAAATAGACTTTTATGTGATTTTGATTTCTATTATACACCAAGAAGATTAGTATTATGGCATAGAGAATTCCAAGTAAAACAAGAAGATTCGATAGTTGAGCAATATGGAGCACCTGTTAAAATAGCTTATAAAGATGGTGTTCCAACTGGAGCTGCTATTAGTTTTGCAGCTAAATGTGGAGTTGATGTAAGTGCTTTAGATAAAATTGATTTAGGAAAAGGTGAGGTTTTATATTTTAAACAAGAAGTTAAAGGAACGGAATCTAAAGTTTTATTAAATGAAATGGTAAATGAATTTGTTTATTCTTTAAACTTTGGAAAATCTATGAGATGGGCAAGTAGAACTGATAGTTTTATTAGACCAATTAGAAGTTTATCTATTATTTTAGGTGAAGAGATAGTTGAAGCTGAGCTTTTTGGAGTTAAATCATCTAATTTTTCATTTGCTCATAGAATGGTTTCTTATGAGCCGTTTTCTTACTCTTTTGCAGGTGATTATTTTTGTAAGCTTGATAAAAATGGAGTTATTTTATATCCAGATGAAAGAAGAGAGAGAATTCTTTCTCAAATGAAAGATATTGAACAAAGACACAATATTAAAATAGAAATTGATACAGAATTACTAGAAGAAGTTGTTGCAATAACAGAGTATCCAACAGCTTTAATTGGAAAGTTTGATGAGGAATTTTTAGAGCTTCCACCTGAAGTAATCGTAACTTCTATGAAAGAAAATCAAAGATATTTTGCAGTTTATAAAGATGGAAATTTAACAAATAATTTCATCGTTGTTTCAAACTCAAAAACAGATGATTTTGGATATATAATTGCTGGAAATGAAAAAGTATTAAGACCAAGACTTGCTGATGCTATGTTCTTTTACAAAAATGATATTAAAAATGGTTTATCAAATGAAAGACTTAAAAAACTTGTCTTTGTTGAAGGACTTGGTTCAATGTATGAAAAATGTGAAAGAGAAGCAAAAATTGCTTCTTATTTAGCAGATACTTTTGAATTAAAAGAAAAAGAACTTTTACAAAAAGCTATTATGCTTTCAAAAGCTGACTTAATGTCTGAGATGGTTTATGAGTTTACAGAGCTTCAAGGATTAATGGGATACTACTATGCAAAACTTGCAGGTGAAGATGAATTAGTTTATACAGCACTTAAAGAGCAATATTTACCAGATGGTGAAGATTCAGAACTTCCATCAAATCTTTTTTCTTCAATAGTTGCTTTATCAAATAAACTTGATAATTTAATGGGATTATTTAGTGCAGGAAAAATTCCAACAGGTTCAAAAGACCCATTTGCTCTACGAAGAGCAGCAGCAGGAATCGTAAAAATTGCAATGGAGCATAAATTATCAATTGATTTATCAAAAATTATTGATGAATTAGCTCATAACTATAAAAATTTAGATAAAAAAGTTTTAATAGAGTTTTTCAATGAAAGATTATTTAAAATCTTTGAAGTAAATCCAACGGTTTTAAAAGCAGTTCTTGCAAGTGGAGAAACAGATATTTATAAAATTTCTCAAAAAATTTGTGCATTAAATCCAATAGTTCAAAGTGACAACTTTAAAGATTATGTTGCAACATTTAAAAGAGTTGCAAATATCATCAAAGATATTGATACATCAGTTAAACTTACAATCGATGAAGATTTATTAGAAAATAAAGAAGAGAAAGAGTTATATACAAAATTCCATGAAGCACAATTTAAAAAATATGTTACAGTAGATGAAGAATTAGAAGCTTTATTTGCTTTAAAACCGCAACTTGATAACTTCTTTGATAATGTATTTGTAAATCATGAAAATGAAAAAATTAAAACTAATAGAAAAAATCTAATTGGTTTAGTATATCAAGGATTTAGAAAAATAGCTGACATTAAAGAGATAACAATTTAA
- a CDS encoding NfeD family protein, giving the protein MLSAIDPYILIALGVAFIALEALIVSFIVIWFGIGFILVGIISYIYPFSDAIWQIAMVCLISLVFIILLRKKALETFFSSKKELTDDFLNEKGVGEIKNSKVFYKGTYWEIDSKIDEKEFIDGEKVVVLKTSKNHATIEKK; this is encoded by the coding sequence ATGCTTAGTGCAATTGACCCATATATTCTAATAGCTTTAGGAGTTGCTTTTATAGCTTTAGAAGCTTTAATAGTCTCTTTTATAGTTATTTGGTTTGGAATAGGTTTTATTTTAGTTGGAATAATTAGTTATATTTATCCTTTTTCTGATGCCATTTGGCAAATAGCAATGGTTTGTTTAATCTCTTTAGTATTTATAATTCTTTTAAGAAAAAAAGCCTTAGAAACATTTTTTAGTTCAAAAAAAGAGCTCACAGATGATTTTTTAAATGAAAAAGGAGTAGGGGAGATAAAAAACTCAAAAGTTTTTTATAAGGGAACTTATTGGGAAATTGATTCAAAAATTGATGAAAAAGAGTTTATAGATGGTGAAAAGGTTGTAGTTTTAAAAACTTCAAAAAATCATGCAACTATTGAAAAGAAATAG
- a CDS encoding SPFH domain-containing protein gives MEESLALAIAIIFFAVIIIIKGVKIVPQSDLYLVERLGKYHKVLHGGFHIIIPIIDSVRAILTSREQLVDIEKQSVITKDNVNISIDGIVFCKVDDAVQATYNVVDFKNAIANLAMTTLRAEIGGMDLDDTLSNRETLNAKLQSELGSAATNWGIKVTRVEIADISVPPSIEKAMNMQMEAEREKRAIQTKAEAQKEAQIREAEAFKQSEILKAEAIERMADAKRYEQEQTAAGQQEAMRLINISMMENEKAAEFLLAKDRVAAFEALAKSNSTNKMILPYDVTQIIGSTSVLGDAFFKGISDSKANNA, from the coding sequence ATGGAAGAGAGTTTAGCTCTTGCTATTGCAATAATATTTTTTGCAGTAATAATAATCATAAAAGGTGTGAAGATAGTTCCACAATCTGATCTATATTTAGTAGAAAGATTAGGAAAATATCACAAAGTTTTACATGGTGGATTTCATATAATAATCCCAATAATTGATAGCGTAAGAGCCATTTTGACTTCAAGAGAGCAATTAGTTGATATTGAAAAACAATCTGTTATTACAAAAGATAATGTGAATATTTCTATTGATGGGATAGTTTTTTGTAAAGTTGATGATGCTGTTCAAGCAACTTATAATGTGGTGGATTTTAAAAATGCAATAGCAAATCTTGCAATGACTACTTTAAGAGCTGAAATTGGTGGGATGGATTTAGATGATACTTTATCAAATAGAGAGACTTTAAATGCAAAACTTCAAAGTGAATTAGGAAGTGCAGCAACAAACTGGGGAATAAAAGTAACAAGAGTTGAAATAGCTGATATTTCAGTACCTCCTTCTATTGAAAAAGCTATGAATATGCAAATGGAAGCAGAAAGAGAAAAAAGAGCTATTCAAACAAAGGCAGAAGCACAAAAAGAGGCACAAATTAGAGAAGCAGAGGCTTTTAAACAAAGTGAAATTTTAAAAGCAGAAGCAATAGAGAGAATGGCTGATGCAAAAAGATATGAACAAGAACAAACAGCAGCTGGACAACAAGAGGCTATGAGACTTATAAATATTTCTATGATGGAAAATGAAAAAGCAGCAGAGTTTTTACTAGCAAAGGATAGAGTAGCAGCATTTGAAGCTTTAGCTAAAAGTAATAGCACTAATAAAATGATTTTACCTTATGATGTAACACAAATAATAGGTTCTACTTCTGTTTTAGGAGATGCGTTTTTTAAAGGAATAAGTGACTCAAAGGCCAATAATGCTTAG
- the hemB gene encoding porphobilinogen synthase, whose amino-acid sequence MFKRFRRLRINETLRNLVQETVLTPDDFIYPLFVREGQNIKTEVSSMPGVYQMSIDEILKECEYLVSINLKSIILFGIPDTKDSVGSECLCGESIIARTIKAIKAKFPDMFIVTDLCFCEYTDHGHCGILDPKTGSVDNDKTLEISAQQVIVHAKAGADMIAPSGMMDGIITTLRNALDENGFKNLPIMAYSTKFASGYYGPFRDVAQSSPSFGDRRTYQMNVANRLEAIEESLEDEKEGADILMVKPALAFLDVIRDIRNASNLPLCVYNVSGEYAMLKHAGLAGLIDYKRVMMETMIAFKRAGANIIISYHAKEVCEILRNK is encoded by the coding sequence ATGTTTAAACGATTTAGAAGATTAAGAATAAATGAAACCCTAAGAAATTTAGTACAAGAGACTGTTTTAACACCTGATGATTTCATTTATCCATTATTTGTAAGAGAAGGTCAAAATATAAAAACTGAAGTTTCTTCAATGCCTGGTGTTTACCAAATGAGTATTGATGAAATTTTAAAAGAGTGTGAATATTTAGTAAGTATAAATTTAAAATCAATTATTTTATTTGGAATTCCTGATACTAAAGATTCAGTTGGAAGTGAGTGTTTATGTGGTGAGAGTATAATTGCAAGAACAATAAAAGCAATTAAAGCAAAATTTCCTGATATGTTTATCGTAACTGATTTATGTTTTTGTGAATATACAGACCATGGACATTGTGGAATACTTGACCCAAAAACTGGAAGTGTTGATAATGATAAAACATTAGAAATTTCAGCTCAACAAGTAATAGTTCATGCAAAAGCAGGTGCAGATATGATTGCACCATCAGGTATGATGGATGGGATTATCACAACACTTAGAAATGCTTTAGATGAAAATGGATTTAAAAATCTTCCAATTATGGCATATTCAACAAAATTTGCAAGTGGATATTATGGACCATTTAGAGATGTTGCGCAATCTTCGCCAAGTTTCGGTGATAGAAGAACATATCAAATGAATGTGGCAAATAGACTTGAAGCAATTGAAGAATCACTTGAAGATGAAAAAGAAGGTGCAGATATACTTATGGTAAAACCAGCACTTGCCTTTTTAGATGTGATTAGAGATATAAGAAATGCTTCAAATCTTCCTTTATGTGTTTATAATGTAAGTGGTGAATATGCTATGCTTAAACACGCAGGACTTGCAGGACTTATTGATTATAAAAGAGTTATGATGGAAACTATGATTGCATTTAAAAGAGCAGGAGCTAATATCATAATCTCTTACCATGCAAAAGAGGTTTGTGAGATTTTAAGAAACAAATGA
- a CDS encoding sensor histidine kinase — MNSKKKDFLISISIIFTFCLVVILYLNYFFISKFGLNQENFIYVIIPLIVLGLAIFLSFSISILKPLFKSDEKLELSIKETIHELNIPVSTIQMNIQLLEKTIKDEKSIKRLERIKQASNNLLKLYETMEYNIKKEIDKIEKQEFYLDEIIFKSCDKFDDIKKDTKIIVNVPNKALLSDLNGFEKTIDNLISNAIKYNSKDNPLVEITFKDSILSIYNNGEKIDTKNLFIVFEKYFQENPSNDGFGLGLAMVKEFCDKNKITINIETLEFGNKFNLNLKNIII; from the coding sequence TTGAATTCTAAGAAAAAAGATTTTTTAATCTCTATTTCCATAATTTTTACTTTTTGTTTAGTAGTAATTTTGTATTTAAATTATTTCTTTATTTCGAAATTTGGACTTAATCAAGAGAATTTTATTTATGTAATTATTCCTTTGATAGTTTTAGGATTAGCAATTTTTTTAAGTTTTTCAATTTCTATTTTAAAACCACTTTTTAAAAGTGATGAAAAACTAGAACTTAGTATAAAAGAGACAATTCACGAACTAAATATTCCTGTTTCAACTATACAAATGAACATACAACTTTTAGAAAAAACAATAAAAGATGAAAAAAGTATAAAACGCCTTGAAAGAATAAAACAAGCTTCAAATAATCTTTTAAAACTTTATGAAACTATGGAATACAATATAAAAAAAGAGATAGATAAAATAGAAAAACAAGAGTTTTATCTTGATGAAATAATTTTTAAATCTTGTGATAAATTTGATGATATAAAAAAAGATACAAAGATTATTGTAAATGTTCCAAATAAAGCCCTTTTAAGTGATTTAAATGGCTTTGAAAAAACAATTGATAACTTAATTTCAAATGCCATAAAATATAACTCAAAAGATAATCCTTTGGTTGAGATAACTTTTAAAGACTCTATTTTATCTATTTATAATAATGGTGAAAAAATTGATACAAAAAATCTATTTATAGTTTTTGAAAAATATTTTCAAGAAAATCCTTCAAATGATGGTTTTGGATTAGGACTTGCTATGGTAAAAGAGTTTTGTGACAAAAATAAAATTACTATAAATATAGAAACTTTAGAATTTGGAAATAAATTTAATTTAAATTTGAAAAATATTATTATTTAA
- a CDS encoding DsrE family protein: MKKGLLVLLSSLVLSTAAVANENSAKGLNVLVTVKEAQTQMMAMVLSTMALKQNKEVNVTLCSDAGDLAVKGMESPTLKPQDKSPKMLLEGLIKQGAKVQVCPLYLPNASKDESVLIEGVTVAKPAEVAAKLLDKDYQNISY, translated from the coding sequence ATGAAAAAAGGTTTATTAGTTTTATTATCATCTTTAGTTTTATCAACTGCTGCTGTTGCAAATGAAAATAGTGCAAAAGGTTTAAATGTTTTAGTTACTGTAAAAGAGGCTCAAACTCAAATGATGGCTATGGTTTTATCTACAATGGCATTAAAACAAAACAAAGAAGTAAATGTAACATTATGTTCAGATGCTGGAGATTTAGCTGTAAAAGGTATGGAAAGCCCTACTTTAAAACCTCAAGATAAATCTCCAAAAATGTTACTTGAAGGGTTAATCAAACAAGGAGCAAAAGTTCAAGTTTGTCCTTTATACTTACCAAATGCTTCAAAAGATGAATCTGTATTAATTGAAGGAGTAACTGTAGCAAAACCAGCTGAAGTTGCAGCTAAATTATTAGATAAAGATTATCAAAATATAAGCTATTAA
- the ribA gene encoding GTP cyclohydrolase II — MNIKKSNIAKLPTKHGNFKIKAYKDNIQEHLAIMSEDFEKIEVPYVRIHSECLTGDALGSLKCDCQAQLNLALDFIAKNGGLVIYHKQEGRNIGLFNKVNAYSLQDLGKNTIEANLELGFKEDERDYSIIGYILEDLNVKKLKLITNNPKKIEYVESLGIQIAQRIPAIIEANKYNEKYLATKKEQMGHLL; from the coding sequence ATGAATATTAAAAAGTCAAATATTGCTAAATTACCAACAAAACATGGAAATTTTAAGATAAAAGCTTATAAAGATAATATTCAAGAGCATCTAGCAATTATGAGTGAAGATTTTGAAAAAATTGAAGTTCCTTATGTAAGAATTCATTCAGAATGCCTAACAGGAGATGCTCTTGGAAGCCTAAAATGCGACTGTCAAGCACAGTTAAACTTAGCATTGGATTTTATAGCTAAAAATGGTGGTTTAGTGATTTATCACAAACAAGAAGGAAGAAATATAGGTCTATTTAACAAAGTAAACGCATATTCTTTACAAGATTTAGGGAAAAATACAATAGAAGCTAATTTAGAATTAGGTTTTAAAGAAGATGAAAGAGATTATTCAATTATTGGATATATTTTAGAAGATTTAAATGTAAAAAAATTAAAACTTATTACAAATAATCCTAAAAAAATAGAGTATGTTGAAAGTTTAGGAATACAAATAGCTCAAAGAATCCCAGCAATTATCGAAGCAAATAAATATAATGAAAAATATCTAGCTACAAAAAAAGAGCAAATGGGGCATTTACTTTGA
- a CDS encoding response regulator transcription factor: protein MYKILVLEDDELFASTLEDFLSDEGFEVDIANDGQECLNLNFEKNYDLYIFDINVPKINGLDLLQQLRNSSDNTPTIFLTSYKDKDTLQDAFLKGCDDYLKKPVDLDELLLRIKALLKRNKKIFDIIKLSNNLTFNPLNKRVYENDIDLNLPIKVLELMELFVENRGEIVTKEMIISKLWATSEDYSEGSIRVYINQIKKLFENKDSILNIKGVGYKIEF, encoded by the coding sequence TTGTATAAAATATTAGTTTTAGAAGATGATGAACTTTTTGCTTCAACTTTAGAAGATTTTTTGAGTGATGAGGGGTTTGAAGTTGATATTGCAAATGATGGACAAGAGTGCTTAAATTTAAACTTTGAAAAAAACTATGATTTATATATTTTTGATATAAATGTTCCTAAAATAAATGGTTTAGATTTACTTCAACAACTAAGAAATAGTTCTGATAATACTCCTACTATATTTTTAACTTCCTATAAAGATAAAGATACTTTACAAGATGCTTTTTTAAAAGGCTGTGATGATTATTTAAAAAAACCTGTTGATTTAGATGAACTACTTTTACGAATAAAAGCTTTATTAAAACGAAACAAAAAGATATTTGATATCATAAAGTTATCAAATAATTTAACTTTTAACCCTTTAAATAAAAGAGTTTATGAAAATGATATAGATTTAAATCTCCCTATTAAAGTATTAGAATTAATGGAACTATTTGTTGAAAATCGAGGTGAAATAGTTACTAAAGAGATGATTATTTCGAAACTTTGGGCAACAAGTGAAGATTATAGTGAAGGTTCTATTAGGGTTTATATTAATCAAATTAAAAAACTTTTTGAAAATAAAGATAGTATATTAAATATTAAAGGTGTAGGATATAAAATTGAATTCTAA
- a CDS encoding PAS domain-containing sensor histidine kinase: protein MNKTYQEAIENSNIVSKTDINGIITFVNDEFCKISGYSYDELIGQNHNIVRHPDVQASSFEVLWKTILDKKPYKATVKNLTKDKKTLYLNTTITPILDDFGNIIEFIAIRYDVTFEVELKKSLEQKEKELEELNQNLELKVLEQTKQLKELNKTLEKRVQEEISKNDEKQKLLFWQSRMASLGQMLGNIAHQWRQPLTELNLTLFNMKKASLNKDEKKVEELYKESKNLIFGMSSTIEDFTNFFNPLKEKKSFEIKDVINEVLTILRKVIEQEEIKIKVDVPINYKVLGVSNELAQVLINLIQNSKDAFKQNKIKDKNIFISLKEKKIFDKKSVILEIEDNAGGIKEENLNSIFEPYFTTKHKSQGTGLGLFMSKMIIEKSLEGTLSHRNSKNGSIFTITIFLNEKE from the coding sequence ATGAACAAAACTTATCAAGAAGCAATTGAAAATTCAAATATTGTGTCTAAAACTGATATAAATGGAATTATCACTTTTGTAAATGATGAGTTTTGCAAAATCTCTGGATATTCTTATGATGAACTAATTGGTCAAAACCATAACATCGTAAGACATCCAGATGTACAAGCTTCTAGTTTTGAAGTTTTATGGAAAACTATTTTAGATAAAAAACCCTACAAAGCAACAGTAAAAAATCTTACAAAAGATAAAAAAACTCTTTACTTAAATACTACAATAACCCCTATTTTAGATGACTTTGGAAATATAATAGAATTTATTGCAATAAGATATGATGTAACTTTTGAGGTTGAACTTAAAAAAAGTTTAGAACAAAAAGAAAAAGAACTTGAAGAGTTAAATCAAAATTTAGAACTAAAAGTTCTTGAGCAAACAAAACAGTTAAAAGAGTTAAATAAAACTTTAGAAAAAAGAGTGCAAGAAGAGATTTCTAAAAATGATGAAAAACAAAAACTTCTTTTTTGGCAATCAAGAATGGCAAGTTTAGGGCAAATGCTTGGAAATATCGCTCACCAATGGAGACAACCTTTAACTGAATTAAATCTTACTTTATTTAATATGAAAAAAGCCTCTTTAAATAAAGATGAAAAAAAGGTAGAAGAGTTATACAAAGAGAGTAAAAATCTAATTTTTGGTATGTCTTCAACTATTGAAGATTTTACAAACTTTTTTAATCCTTTAAAAGAGAAAAAAAGCTTTGAAATAAAAGATGTGATAAATGAAGTTTTAACAATTTTAAGAAAAGTAATAGAACAAGAAGAGATAAAAATCAAAGTAGATGTTCCCATAAACTATAAAGTTTTAGGGGTTTCAAATGAGTTAGCTCAAGTTTTAATAAACCTAATTCAAAATTCAAAAGATGCTTTTAAACAAAATAAAATAAAAGATAAAAATATTTTTATAAGTTTAAAAGAGAAAAAAATTTTTGATAAAAAATCTGTAATTTTAGAGATTGAAGATAATGCAGGTGGAATAAAAGAGGAAAACTTAAATTCTATTTTTGAGCCTTACTTTACAACAAAACATAAATCACAAGGAACTGGACTTGGATTATTTATGTCAAAAATGATTATAGAAAAGAGTTTAGAAGGAACTTTGAGTCATAGAAACAGTAAAAATGGTTCAATTTTTACAATCACAATTTTTTTAAATGAAAAAGAGTAA
- the rsmG gene encoding 16S rRNA (guanine(527)-N(7))-methyltransferase RsmG yields the protein MILKELLESNNLKFDDKFYEDCEVFTKLLQQWGKVHNLSGRLTKEDINENILDSLYPLTFIENHESFADIGTGAGYPGLILAIALRDVKSYLIEPRIKRVSFLNFVKASLKLENLTVLCNRVEEVKDLKVDLITSRAVTNTSLLLDITKNIKKENSSYLFYKGSMLEEELEIAKINNYKIVNRKDRNYLYVKGK from the coding sequence TTGATATTAAAAGAGTTACTTGAATCAAATAATTTAAAATTTGATGATAAATTTTATGAAGATTGTGAAGTTTTTACTAAACTTTTACAACAATGGGGGAAAGTTCATAATCTAAGTGGAAGATTAACAAAAGAGGATATAAATGAAAATATTTTAGACTCTTTATATCCTTTAACTTTTATAGAAAATCACGAAAGTTTTGCAGATATTGGAACAGGGGCAGGATATCCTGGACTTATACTTGCAATTGCTTTAAGAGATGTAAAATCTTATTTAATTGAGCCACGAATAAAAAGAGTATCTTTTTTAAATTTTGTAAAAGCTTCTTTAAAACTTGAAAATCTTACAGTTTTATGTAATAGAGTAGAAGAGGTTAAAGATTTAAAAGTTGATTTAATAACTTCAAGAGCAGTTACAAATACTTCTTTACTTTTAGACATTACAAAAAATATTAAAAAAGAGAATAGCTCATACCTTTTTTACAAAGGTAGTATGTTAGAAGAAGAGCTTGAAATTGCAAAAATAAATAATTATAAAATTGTAAATAGAAAAGATAGAAACTATTTATATGTAAAAGGTAAATAA